A region of the Candidatus Methylomirabilota bacterium genome:
TGGTGGTGATGCCGGCGTACAACGCCGGACGGACGCTCCGGATGACGTACGAGGAGCTGCCGAAGGACACGGTGAACCTCGTGATCCTGGTGGACGACGGCTC
Encoded here:
- a CDS encoding glycosyltransferase; translation: MAETGTTPKVVVVMPAYNAGRTLRMTYEELPKDTVNLVILVDDGS